The Paenibacillus beijingensis nucleotide sequence GAGCGACAAAGATGTCAAGACGATCGGCTTCTATGTGCACCCGCAGTATAATTATACGGAAAAAGACGGACAGGTGCTCACAGGCTACACGTCCGTCCATGAAATTGAAATTACGTACCGGAACTTATCCGGTATCGGCAATCTGCTGGATGACCTGGCGACGGCAGGCGTCAATCAAATGAACGGCGTCACGTTCGATACGGAAAAGTCGGATCTATACGGGAACCAGGCACTCGAGAAGGCGGTAGCGAATGCGCGCAGCAAAGCCGAAACGATTGCGAAGGCTTCCGGGCGCCAGTTGAAAGAAACGGTGAGCATTTCCGAGAACGGGGCGGTCAGCACGCCGATTCCGGGGCGGATGTACAGCGAAGCGGCTGCGGACAGCGCCATGAGTAAAGCGGCAACGACGGTTGAAGCCGGAGAAATTTCGGTTGAAGCGCAGCTTACGGTTGTTTACTCCATGCAGTAACAGAGAAGAAGTCGGGTCTGGCATTCCAAACGGAAAGCCGGACCCGATTATTCGTTATGGGCGGTTGCCCGCTGCATATAAGCGCTTCTCAGGTTGCGCTGCTCCAGCGTTTGCTCGATGAGCTCAATGAACTCTTCGGACAGGCGGAGCTGCTTGGCCTCTTCATATACTTCTAGCAAATGCTCGTCGTTAAGCGGCTGCAGCAGCATCGTTTTGTCAGGCATAGGCGGCAGGTCAAAGGTGACGCTGCTCTTATCGACCGGCAATTCTTTCCGGAAGGAAGCTGATCTTCTGCGGGGACGGAGCAGTCTGAAGAGATGAACGACAGACAGGATCGGATTGTACAGTCTCGGCATAAAACAGCTCAATTCCTTTCAAAATCGGGAAGGTTATCCCGTGACATTATAAGTACTATACTACCATGATATGGATGGAAGGTAAGGGGTAATTCAAACGGTTGAATTTCTCTTGACAAATGCGGGGGGGTTATGATAATGAAAGAGCGCCGCTTCCTTGGCTAGGAAGCGGCGCTCTTTATTGAAGGCAATGAAGCCGGACGGCTTCTATATGAAATCATTTGCTGCGCTGCCGGAGCAGAGAACACAATTACAGCTTTTCGATGACTTTGTCTACCAAACCGTATGCGGTTGCTTCTTCCGCGCTCATGAAATAGTCGCGGTCGGTATCCTTTTCGATCCGGCTGAGCGGCTGTCCGGTACGTTCGGACAAAATGCCGTTCAGTTTGTCGCGCATTTTCAAAATGCGGCGGGCTCTGATCTCGATGTCGGTTGCTTGACCTTCCGCACCGCCGAGCGGCTGATGAATCATCACTTCGCTGTTTGGCAGCGCGTAACGCTTGCCTTTCGCCCCTGCGGCGAGAAGGAAGGCGCCCATAGAAGCCGCCATGCCGACGCAGATGGTGGATACGTCCGGTTTAATGAACTGCATCGTGTCGAAGATGGCCATGCCTGCCGTAATGGAGCCGCCAGGACTGTTAATATAAATGGAAATGTCCTTCTCGGGATCGTCGGCAGCCAGGAACAGCAGCTGAGCAATAATCGAGTTGGCGACGACATCGTTCACTCCGGTTCCGAGGAAAATAATCCGGTCTTTAAGCAGCCGGGAGTAAATATCATAGGCACGTTCACCCCGGTTGTTCTGTTCGATAACCATAGGTACAAAATTCATGTCCAAGTGAGTCCCTCCTTCAAACATTCATAAGTTCTAAACCGCTTATTAATCATACCCCATTGCCAATCAAAAGTCAAAGATAGTCAAACATCCGGTTTTCGTTCTCTTTTCCGGCTGATGAACGACCAAGTCCGGCGGTTCCAAATGCCTGCGGAAGCAGCGCCTTCCGTTGCAGCCGCGCTTGCGGGTAAAGAGCGAAGCAAATGCCCGTTAGAGGCGGCGCTCCCCCATATGGACGCAAAAAAAGCCGGCTGGGCAGCCGGCTGTTGATGTAGATGTTATATGAAAATCATAATTGAAAATAATGGCGCGCCCGCGAGGGATCGAACCTCGATCTCAGGCTCCGGAGGCCTACGTCATATCCATTGGACCACGGGCGCATGAAAAGCGTAACGAAATATATCTTATAACAATTGAGCGCGAAAAGCAAGAGACGATGCTAAAATAATTTTTCTTCTTTTTGGCATCCTAAACAACTGGCGAAAGCAACTCCGATTCGCTTTGGGCAACTGTGCATGCAAAGCGGCCGCAGGGCTGAACGTCCTGAAGATCCGGTAAATGGAAAGCGGAAACTAGGTCCTACGTACGACTTGAAACCGGTTTCATTCGGGCTTCTCACATTTTATTGTAAAAAGTGTTTGAAAAAAGAAGATTGGGGTAAAACCTTACTTGCGATGTTGTTTCCTTTGAGATACAATAGACGTGGGACTTAAATTGAATGGCCGGGACGTAAAGTGTCCAGTTAACTCAAAGCGGCATGCGGCCCATCGAATTGGCACCCATGTACGCACGGTCATTTGGAGTGAATATGGAAAGATGCGCGACATCATCGAACTGCAAAGGCAGCTAGTGCCGGATGTGCTGGATGTGATGAAGACGCGGTATAAGATCCTTCATCAGGTGATGCTATCCGACCGGATCGGACGGCGTACGCTGGCGGCATCGCTCTCGATGACGGAGCGGGTGCTCCGGGCCGAGACCGACTATTTAAAGAGCCAAGGCTTTCTGAGCATGAACGTTTCGGGCATGAGCCTCAGCGAAAGCGGACGGCGCCTGCTTGAAGAGCTGGAGCCGGTGTTCCACCATTTGTTCGGTCTGTCGGAGCTTGAAGAAAAGATTCGCCGGCGTTACGGATTGCAGAAAGTGATGATCGTTCCGGGTGATTCCGATTCTTCTCCCCGCACGAAGCGCGAGCTGGGAAGAATGGGCGCGAGCGCTCTGCTGCAGGCGATGGGAACGGACGACGTCGTTGCCGTAACAGGCGGAACGACGCTGGCGGAAGTCGCCTCTGCGATGTCAAGTCCGGTGCCGCTCAAAGGGAACTTGTTTGTGCCGGCAAGAGGGGGTCTCGGGGAGAGCCTGGATTATCAAGCCAGCACGATTGCTTCCACGATGGCGAAACGGACAGGCGCCCAGTACCGGATGCTGCATGTGCCGGATCACTTGAGCCGAGAAGCATATGAGAGCCTGATGCAGGAGCCGAATGTGAAAGAAATTGTCGA carries:
- a CDS encoding SIMPL domain-containing protein, with the translated sequence MRGHDVRAGFGLNKKALLLAAAIMAASALLWAGIGGGSPKEAYALGADTGTMQNTITVTGQGKVKVEPDVAYVRAAVSVTAKTAKEAQAGNAARFAAVKKVLSGTYKVSDKDVKTIGFYVHPQYNYTEKDGQVLTGYTSVHEIEITYRNLSGIGNLLDDLATAGVNQMNGVTFDTEKSDLYGNQALEKAVANARSKAETIAKASGRQLKETVSISENGAVSTPIPGRMYSEAAADSAMSKAATTVEAGEISVEAQLTVVYSMQ
- the sda gene encoding sporulation histidine kinase inhibitor Sda codes for the protein MPRLYNPILSVVHLFRLLRPRRRSASFRKELPVDKSSVTFDLPPMPDKTMLLQPLNDEHLLEVYEEAKQLRLSEEFIELIEQTLEQRNLRSAYMQRATAHNE
- the clpP gene encoding ATP-dependent Clp endopeptidase proteolytic subunit ClpP, with translation MNFVPMVIEQNNRGERAYDIYSRLLKDRIIFLGTGVNDVVANSIIAQLLFLAADDPEKDISIYINSPGGSITAGMAIFDTMQFIKPDVSTICVGMAASMGAFLLAAGAKGKRYALPNSEVMIHQPLGGAEGQATDIEIRARRILKMRDKLNGILSERTGQPLSRIEKDTDRDYFMSAEEATAYGLVDKVIEKL
- a CDS encoding sugar-binding transcriptional regulator — its product is MRDIIELQRQLVPDVLDVMKTRYKILHQVMLSDRIGRRTLAASLSMTERVLRAETDYLKSQGFLSMNVSGMSLSESGRRLLEELEPVFHHLFGLSELEEKIRRRYGLQKVMIVPGDSDSSPRTKRELGRMGASALLQAMGTDDVVAVTGGTTLAEVASAMSSPVPLKGNLFVPARGGLGESLDYQASTIASTMAKRTGAQYRMLHVPDHLSREAYESLMQEPNVKEIVEVVRSARIVLHGIGDAMTMARRRKVESSVVGELLEEGALAEAFGYYFDRNGAVVHKMQTAGLRLEDIMQTEMVIAIAGGQSKGEAIAAVMRFGHDDVLVTDEAAALEIAAISE